The proteins below are encoded in one region of Peptoniphilus sp. GNH:
- a CDS encoding ATP-binding cassette domain-containing protein — protein sequence MIIFENVYKEYKNGVMALYNLNLEVPSGDFVYLMGASGAGKSTLLKLLIREEKPTRGRILLDGVDITKLPKSKIHRLRRNISFVFQDFRLLKRKTVFENVAYTLETQGASKSEILKGVGNALELVDLVGKEREYPENLSGGENQRVSIARAIANDAPVLLCDEPTGNLDSDTAAGIMDALVNINKSGKTIIMATHAKDIVDTIKQRVVILTDGHVSSDVRKEILCDI from the coding sequence GTGATAATTTTTGAAAATGTTTATAAAGAATATAAAAATGGTGTCATGGCTCTTTACAATTTGAATTTGGAAGTGCCCAGCGGAGATTTTGTTTATCTTATGGGTGCCAGTGGAGCTGGTAAGTCTACACTTTTGAAGCTTTTGATAAGAGAAGAAAAACCAACTAGGGGCAGGATACTTTTGGATGGTGTTGATATAACTAAGCTACCTAAGTCTAAGATACACAGGCTTAGAAGAAATATTTCCTTTGTATTCCAAGATTTTAGACTTCTAAAGAGAAAGACCGTCTTTGAAAATGTGGCTTATACTTTGGAAACTCAAGGAGCAAGCAAGAGTGAAATTTTAAAGGGAGTAGGCAATGCCTTGGAGCTTGTTGATCTTGTTGGCAAGGAAAGAGAATATCCAGAAAATTTATCTGGTGGAGAAAATCAAAGGGTGTCGATTGCAAGGGCGATTGCCAATGATGCGCCAGTACTTCTTTGCGATGAGCCGACTGGCAATTTGGACTCGGATACTGCAGCAGGGATTATGGATGCTCTTGTAAATATAAATAAGTCGGGCAAGACTATAATCATGGCCACACATGCCAAGGATATTGTAGATACAATAAAGCAAAGGGTAGTTATTCTTACAGATGGCCACGTATCAAGTGATGTTAGAAAGGAAATACTATGCGATATATAA
- a CDS encoding 5-formyltetrahydrofolate cyclo-ligase translates to MNKFILRPHYKALRDSICQAQKMTWSKQALALIKDSNLYKDSESIFSFISFGSEISSLELIEEILKSGKTLLVPKILKGEDIMIPVQIEKLSSLKKGCFGILEPSSNTPYTLPIDLTLVPGLLFNKKGYRIGYGKGYYDKFLKTNKTRSLGLCFDFQIEDINFEEDHDIAVDYICTDKAIYKIGGYYE, encoded by the coding sequence TTGAATAAATTTATTTTAAGACCCCACTACAAAGCCTTGAGGGATTCTATATGCCAAGCCCAAAAAATGACTTGGTCAAAGCAAGCCCTTGCGCTTATAAAAGATTCAAATTTGTACAAAGATTCCGAATCTATTTTTTCTTTTATTTCCTTTGGCAGCGAAATTTCGAGCCTAGAGCTTATAGAAGAAATCTTAAAAAGCGGCAAAACCTTGCTCGTTCCCAAAATTTTAAAAGGCGAAGACATCATGATCCCAGTTCAAATAGAAAAACTGAGCAGTCTCAAAAAAGGTTGCTTTGGCATCTTGGAGCCTTCTTCAAATACGCCTTACACCTTGCCCATAGACCTTACCCTAGTACCCGGTTTACTTTTCAACAAAAAAGGTTATCGAATAGGCTACGGCAAAGGCTACTATGACAAGTTTTTGAAAACAAACAAAACAAGATCCTTGGGACTTTGTTTTGATTTTCAAATAGAGGATATAAATTTTGAAGAAGACCATGATATAGCTGTTGATTATATTTGCACTGACAAGGCTATTTACAAAATAGGAGGATATTATGAATAG
- a CDS encoding cyclase family protein: protein MKIVDLSILIESDLPSDPPPQRPHITYHTHKETSTQMVDYFKGLISVEDLPEGNGWAIEDVMLTTHSGTHVDAPIHYYPTMENGKRAWSIDEVPLDWFIGNGVKLDFSDKEDGYQISANDIKEYLKKFDYTLKEGDIVLLQTGATKHWGTEKFLTAGPGMTAEATEYLIGNGVKVMGTDGWSWDIPLPLQAKIFEKQRDPKIIWEGHRVGIKHAYCHIEKLTNLESLPFTGYTFMCLPVKIKGGSAGWCRAVAIFNE from the coding sequence ATGAAAATAGTAGATTTATCAATTTTAATCGAGTCGGATTTACCAAGTGATCCACCGCCACAAAGACCGCATATTACATATCATACACATAAAGAAACATCAACTCAGATGGTGGATTATTTTAAGGGCTTAATATCAGTCGAAGATTTACCAGAAGGAAATGGATGGGCAATTGAAGATGTGATGTTGACAACACATTCAGGAACACACGTTGATGCTCCTATACATTATTATCCAACTATGGAGAATGGAAAAAGAGCATGGTCAATTGATGAAGTGCCTCTTGATTGGTTCATAGGAAATGGTGTGAAATTAGATTTTAGCGATAAAGAAGATGGATACCAAATAAGTGCAAATGACATAAAAGAGTACTTAAAAAAATTTGATTATACTTTGAAAGAAGGGGATATTGTTCTCTTGCAAACTGGGGCGACAAAGCATTGGGGCACAGAAAAATTTTTAACTGCTGGGCCTGGAATGACAGCAGAAGCTACAGAATATTTAATTGGAAATGGAGTAAAGGTAATGGGGACTGACGGATGGTCATGGGATATTCCACTTCCTTTACAAGCAAAGATATTTGAAAAACAAAGAGATCCTAAGATAATTTGGGAAGGTCATAGAGTTGGTATAAAACATGCTTATTGCCACATAGAAAAATTAACAAATTTGGAAAGTTTACCCTTTACAGGATATACATTCATGTGTCTACCAGTAAAAATAAAGGGCGGTAGTGCTGGATGGTGTCGTGCAGTGGCGATTTTCAACGAGTAG
- a CDS encoding 3-keto-5-aminohexanoate cleavage protein, translating to MAKTIITVATTGAWPTKDNNPNVPMTPYEIAEDIYDCWKGGAAIAHLHMRDDAGKGTMDVNKFEETVKILRQRHPDCDIVLNFTTSGDLNATDKTRQEHLEKLRPEMCSYDAGSMNWLHSGLFINHPKFLEELGINTQKWGIKPEIEAFDPGMIGNAAYYLKKGILKAPLHFQFCMGCANGIAGSMKNLVFMKETMESLCPGSTWSCFGVGRSAMEMIYGAVAMGGHIRVGMEDNVMYGKDQLAKSNRQFVERAARIIEEFGNEVASPNDARKILGLKK from the coding sequence ATGGCAAAGACAATAATTACAGTAGCTACGACAGGCGCTTGGCCAACAAAAGACAATAATCCGAATGTGCCGATGACACCATATGAAATAGCTGAAGATATATATGATTGCTGGAAGGGCGGAGCAGCCATAGCACATCTTCACATGAGAGATGACGCTGGAAAAGGAACAATGGATGTCAATAAATTTGAAGAAACGGTAAAAATTTTAAGACAAAGGCATCCGGATTGTGATATAGTATTAAATTTCACTACATCAGGAGATTTAAACGCCACAGATAAGACAAGGCAAGAACATTTAGAAAAATTGAGACCAGAAATGTGTTCATATGATGCAGGTTCAATGAATTGGCTACACTCAGGCTTATTTATAAATCATCCTAAATTTTTGGAGGAACTTGGAATAAATACACAAAAATGGGGGATAAAACCCGAAATAGAAGCGTTTGATCCAGGCATGATAGGAAATGCAGCTTACTATTTGAAAAAGGGAATATTGAAAGCACCATTACATTTTCAATTTTGTATGGGATGTGCAAATGGAATTGCAGGCAGTATGAAAAATTTAGTTTTCATGAAAGAAACTATGGAAAGCTTATGTCCAGGATCCACTTGGTCATGTTTTGGAGTGGGTCGATCTGCAATGGAAATGATCTATGGAGCAGTTGCTATGGGCGGACATATTAGGGTTGGCATGGAAGATAATGTAATGTATGGAAAGGACCAACTTGCAAAGTCTAACAGACAATTTGTAGAAAGAGCTGCTAGAATAATAGAAGAATTTGGGAATGAAGTGGCTAGCCCTAATGACGCTAGGAAGATTCTTGGGTTAAAAAAATAA
- a CDS encoding ADP-ribosylglycohydrolase family protein: MKNLKLRDAVYGFCLGDALGVPYEFRKRGSFEAKDMVGYGSHEMPEGTWSDDSSMMLATCLSIKINGKLDLEDIMKKFWLWYDKGYYTPFGECFDVGITTANVLRNYGDRGEILPEKSFYSNGNGSLMRILPLIFLPVTKSDIYKTSALTHGHEISLRACQLYVEIGKKLLKGEDLAQILKNLKLDEVFFRLSSLQALPEEKIKSSGYVVDSLEACLWSILKSKSYEETVLRAVNLGEDTDTIAALAGGLAGIIYGYDSFPESWLNKLKGKDFIESCLF; the protein is encoded by the coding sequence ATGAAAAATTTAAAACTAAGAGATGCAGTCTACGGATTTTGCCTTGGAGATGCTCTGGGAGTCCCCTATGAATTTAGAAAGAGGGGGTCTTTCGAAGCCAAGGACATGGTAGGATATGGAAGTCATGAGATGCCAGAGGGAACTTGGTCTGATGATTCTTCCATGATGCTTGCGACGTGCCTTTCTATAAAAATAAATGGCAAATTGGACTTGGAAGATATAATGAAAAAATTTTGGCTTTGGTATGATAAAGGCTACTATACACCCTTTGGCGAATGTTTTGATGTTGGGATTACAACAGCAAATGTGCTAAGAAATTATGGAGACAGGGGGGAAATTTTACCAGAAAAATCTTTTTATTCAAATGGAAATGGGTCACTTATGAGAATTTTACCTCTCATATTTTTGCCAGTTACAAAATCGGACATCTACAAGACATCAGCACTGACTCATGGACATGAAATTTCCTTGAGGGCATGCCAACTTTATGTAGAGATTGGAAAAAAACTCTTAAAAGGAGAAGACTTGGCTCAAATCTTAAAAAATTTAAAGCTGGATGAAGTTTTCTTTAGACTTTCTAGTCTGCAAGCTTTGCCAGAAGAAAAGATCAAATCGTCAGGCTATGTCGTGGACAGTTTAGAAGCTTGTCTTTGGTCAATTTTAAAATCCAAGTCCTACGAAGAAACTGTTTTAAGAGCTGTAAATCTGGGAGAAGACACAGACACCATTGCAGCCTTGGCAGGAGGCCTTGCAGGCATAATTTACGGCTATGACTCCTTCCCAGAAAGCTGGCTTAATAAGCTAAAAGGGAAGGACTTCATAGAATCTTGTCTCTTTTAA
- a CDS encoding sodium:solute symporter family protein, which translates to MSANTYFIVIFIIFCGFLLSAGLISKSWVKESSDYVLAGREISTIINTVGVCAIGFAGTTVTLAPAFTVQYGLLGGLGWGGIYSICGLLLFGLLYSNFIRRSGAQTLPEYLEMRYDTKTRSVVAITSVIGMCGIMANNVVSSVDNIVAYTGWDRLLVTAIIFGVIIIFTFISGLWATTITDLFQVFIGVVMVPTAFILITRRFGWVDVIFNSWEPGNFINQGFQGTIPGLKLTYPSIFNFVICFAAALVWGNNYYWMKVANCRSEKVARRSFVYAAIILLVVFMIPLAYLGGYMGAFYPGELLRNGGKVLDTGVYGFLASTFIPILGSLMVISAVAASISTASTSALGASAVANRDIYQRLINPNADTKTQLKMSKIIMLIVGVVTFLLCQFPGGPTYLFAFANCWLVPPAILLGLGVVWRRFNSKGAFWGAVCGMATMVVFTILQLTKVFNVGSYIFLATLGFVVTLIVAILASIGDKPKYFGQSDWQRVPNKTNRKDVKLNEIDLNVLNLLYVGHSYMSDITDSLGVGSEISSAIIEKLDKGGYLLRKGFIGSAFYTFELTQKGKDALGTKTDIEEKLAKDYISVQYLDLLRLLEHDSNKQAEFIKENKIQSLRMSAICSHLTRRGYVVEKGMFKRHLLITKSGKDIVEKYKNI; encoded by the coding sequence ATGAGTGCGAATACTTATTTTATAGTAATTTTTATAATATTTTGCGGATTCTTACTTTCAGCAGGGCTTATAAGCAAAAGTTGGGTCAAAGAATCATCAGATTATGTTTTGGCAGGAAGAGAAATTTCTACAATAATTAATACAGTTGGTGTTTGTGCAATTGGATTTGCGGGAACAACAGTTACGCTTGCGCCAGCATTTACTGTTCAGTATGGACTTTTGGGCGGACTTGGATGGGGCGGCATATATTCAATCTGCGGTCTATTATTATTTGGACTTCTCTATTCTAATTTTATAAGAAGAAGTGGAGCTCAAACTCTTCCTGAATATTTAGAGATGAGATATGACACTAAGACCAGATCTGTTGTAGCTATAACATCAGTTATAGGTATGTGCGGGATTATGGCTAATAATGTTGTATCTAGTGTAGACAATATTGTAGCTTATACTGGCTGGGACAGATTACTTGTAACAGCAATTATATTTGGAGTAATTATAATTTTTACATTTATATCAGGACTATGGGCTACAACCATAACTGATTTATTCCAAGTTTTTATAGGTGTTGTTATGGTACCTACAGCCTTTATACTAATTACAAGAAGATTTGGTTGGGTAGATGTTATTTTTAATTCATGGGAGCCAGGAAATTTCATAAATCAAGGGTTCCAAGGTACAATACCGGGGTTAAAGCTTACGTATCCATCAATATTTAACTTTGTAATATGTTTTGCAGCGGCTTTAGTCTGGGGAAATAATTACTATTGGATGAAAGTTGCGAATTGTAGGAGCGAAAAAGTTGCGAGGAGGTCTTTTGTATATGCTGCTATTATTTTGTTAGTAGTATTTATGATCCCTCTAGCATATTTGGGCGGATACATGGGAGCCTTTTATCCAGGAGAACTTTTAAGGAATGGTGGTAAAGTTTTAGATACTGGAGTTTATGGATTTTTAGCATCGACATTTATTCCGATATTAGGTTCTCTTATGGTAATTTCTGCCGTTGCAGCGTCTATATCAACAGCATCAACATCAGCCCTTGGCGCATCCGCAGTAGCGAATAGAGATATATATCAAAGACTTATAAATCCAAATGCTGATACAAAAACTCAACTTAAAATGTCAAAAATAATAATGCTAATTGTTGGAGTTGTAACATTTTTACTTTGTCAATTCCCTGGAGGACCAACTTATTTGTTTGCTTTTGCTAATTGCTGGTTAGTTCCACCGGCAATACTTTTAGGACTTGGAGTTGTATGGAGAAGATTTAATTCTAAAGGAGCTTTTTGGGGGGCTGTTTGCGGAATGGCAACTATGGTTGTATTTACCATTTTGCAATTAACTAAAGTATTTAATGTAGGTTCATATATTTTTCTTGCAACATTGGGCTTTGTAGTAACTTTAATAGTAGCAATCCTGGCTTCTATAGGAGATAAACCTAAATATTTTGGACAAAGTGATTGGCAAAGAGTTCCTAATAAAACAAATAGGAAAGATGTAAAATTAAACGAAATAGATTTAAATGTACTTAACCTATTGTATGTGGGTCACTCATACATGTCGGACATTACTGACTCTTTGGGAGTTGGATCGGAAATATCAAGTGCTATAATTGAAAAATTAGATAAGGGTGGATATCTTTTAAGAAAGGGCTTTATCGGATCTGCATTTTATACCTTTGAACTAACTCAAAAAGGAAAAGATGCACTTGGAACAAAAACGGATATAGAGGAAAAACTGGCAAAAGATTATATATCAGTGCAATATTTAGATTTGTTAAGGCTATTAGAACACGACTCAAACAAGCAAGCTGAATTTATAAAAGAAAATAAAATTCAGTCATTGAGAATGTCTGCTATTTGTTCACATCTTACAAGAAGAGGATATGTAGTTGAAAAAGGAATGTTTAAAAGACATTTGTTGATTACGAAATCTGGAAAAGATATTGTAGAAAAATATAAAAACATATAG
- a CDS encoding sigma 54-interacting transcriptional regulator, translating into MGNLLLKNFSKEILFECLIEELDGFMVFDEKGRYVFVSRKWQDITGFNEKDILNKYVKDVIPQSLVPDVINSGSPIRGQIITLNNKNGEEFHCICSYTPLFNNDKLIGGFTITSLESSGELMELTSKINNLLKKFDSYNINFCETNQTRYSIDSITGKSEVIKNLKSNIRRVARSSSTVIISGESGTGKELIAHSIHQLSSRSQNPFIKVNCAAIPAELLESEFFGYSPGAFTGAKPGGKKGKFELANGGSLFLDEIHQLPLKLQPKLLRVLQEQEIEPIGSQASLKIDVRIIVATNQNLEKLVREKKFREDLFYRLNVVNLTSPPLRNRKEDIPLLADSLLSKLNKQLGMAVPGISNTVKEKFQEYDWPGNVRELENVIERGMNFAWADTLSWAHIGDYFESKQISRKSSLYKGKTLAKARAIAEKQAILNALFSNNGNRTKAADDLNISRAMLYRKLDELNIDISSEV; encoded by the coding sequence ATGGGGAATTTATTATTAAAAAATTTTTCAAAAGAAATTTTATTTGAATGTCTTATAGAGGAATTAGATGGATTCATGGTGTTTGATGAAAAAGGACGTTATGTTTTTGTATCCAGAAAATGGCAAGACATTACAGGATTTAACGAAAAAGATATCTTAAATAAATATGTAAAAGATGTTATACCACAAAGCTTAGTTCCAGATGTTATAAATTCAGGTTCTCCTATTAGAGGACAAATAATAACTCTAAATAATAAAAATGGAGAAGAGTTTCATTGTATATGTTCATATACACCTCTATTTAATAATGATAAGTTAATAGGAGGATTCACTATAACTTCCTTGGAAAGCTCTGGCGAATTGATGGAACTGACTTCAAAAATAAATAATCTTCTAAAAAAATTCGATTCTTACAATATAAATTTTTGCGAAACCAATCAGACCAGGTATTCAATTGATTCTATTACTGGAAAAAGTGAAGTTATAAAAAATTTAAAATCTAATATAAGAAGAGTTGCCAGATCATCTTCTACTGTAATAATAAGTGGAGAAAGCGGCACCGGAAAAGAGCTCATCGCCCATTCTATTCATCAACTTAGTTCAAGAAGTCAAAATCCTTTCATAAAAGTAAATTGCGCAGCCATACCCGCCGAATTATTGGAATCAGAATTTTTTGGATATAGCCCTGGAGCTTTTACTGGTGCTAAGCCAGGCGGTAAAAAAGGAAAATTTGAACTAGCAAATGGTGGAAGTTTGTTTTTAGATGAAATTCATCAATTACCTCTTAAGCTTCAACCAAAGCTATTGAGAGTTTTGCAAGAACAAGAGATAGAGCCTATAGGTAGTCAAGCATCCTTAAAAATTGATGTCAGGATAATAGTTGCTACAAATCAAAATTTAGAAAAATTAGTACGAGAAAAAAAATTTAGAGAAGACCTATTTTATCGGCTAAATGTTGTTAATCTAACTTCTCCACCTTTGAGAAATCGCAAAGAAGATATCCCCCTTTTGGCAGATAGTTTACTTTCAAAATTAAATAAACAATTGGGTATGGCAGTCCCAGGAATTTCAAACACTGTAAAAGAAAAATTTCAAGAATATGATTGGCCTGGAAATGTAAGGGAACTTGAAAATGTCATTGAAAGAGGAATGAATTTCGCCTGGGCCGATACTCTTTCCTGGGCCCATATTGGAGATTATTTTGAAAGTAAACAAATCAGCAGAAAGAGTTCTTTATACAAGGGAAAAACTCTTGCTAAGGCTAGAGCCATTGCCGAAAAACAGGCTATTTTGAATGCCCTTTTCTCTAATAATGGTAATAGAACAAAAGCTGCCGACGATTTAAATATTTCTAGGGCTATGCTTTATAGAAAATTGGATGAATTGAATATTGATATTTCAAGTGAGGTTTGA
- a CDS encoding DUF3169 family protein has protein sequence MRWSNFLKKFIVYILLGVLIGGVGGLVIGISSSFIDFNYFIENISLAFYSNSSYIFFAVSLLGLFVYLFLFYRGKRDVLNQLKHKCDLIEDKTLAWSMTVSKLSLFINFCFYFITIWSLTRGYVEKSFGNLYFICSFVFLLDLLVYAIFSKKSFDLLKIYHPEKNSDFMNLNFQKKFIETFDEKELAELSKASFIAYMRLGRFLFYLMIFIGCAGFVVDLGLLPIFLILFINVFNVISFQLAIGKSCK, from the coding sequence ATGCGATGGTCTAATTTTTTAAAAAAATTTATAGTATATATTTTGCTTGGAGTTCTTATAGGTGGAGTCGGTGGGCTTGTCATTGGTATTTCTAGTTCTTTTATAGATTTTAACTATTTTATCGAAAATATTTCGCTTGCTTTTTATAGCAATTCTTCTTATATATTTTTTGCGGTTTCTCTTTTGGGTCTTTTTGTCTATCTGTTCTTGTTTTATAGGGGAAAAAGGGATGTTCTAAATCAATTGAAGCATAAGTGCGATTTAATTGAAGATAAAACTCTGGCTTGGTCCATGACAGTTTCCAAACTTTCTCTTTTTATAAATTTTTGTTTTTATTTTATTACGATTTGGTCTTTAACTAGAGGTTATGTTGAGAAAAGTTTTGGCAATTTGTACTTTATATGCTCTTTTGTGTTTTTATTAGACCTTCTTGTCTATGCAATATTTTCAAAAAAGAGTTTTGATCTTTTAAAAATTTATCATCCAGAAAAAAATTCTGATTTTATGAATCTAAATTTTCAAAAGAAATTTATAGAAACTTTTGATGAAAAAGAGCTGGCAGAGCTTTCCAAGGCAAGTTTTATAGCTTATATGCGGTTGGGTAGGTTTTTGTTTTATCTTATGATCTTTATAGGATGTGCGGGCTTTGTGGTGGACTTAGGCTTGTTGCCTATTTTTTTAATTCTTTTTATAAATGTCTTTAATGTGATTTCTTTTCAACTTGCCATTGGTAAATCCTGTAAGTAA
- the ftsX gene encoding permease-like cell division protein FtsX, whose amino-acid sequence MRYIRQLRNIFVEGLRGIRRNLGMGLASAFSIASMLVLFGLVLLTVLNINSSLFKTNTLVDKVVFFIKEDAPAKDVNEFIKRIGDDDSVRNIRYISKEEALESMKKKLGQDADSLEALKGDNPLPPSIIVELKEISSINDFVDAFRSDPLVYKTNYHYELINKMNRITNAIKYGGSFIIGVLLLVAVLIMHNTIKIAVSNRKEEIEIMRYVGASNGYIRGPFLIEGILIGSFGALVAFFIAIMSYKKFFASVNLKFLSILNISLADPNIIKIDLLIIFLAIGLGVGYLGSLFSTKRFIEV is encoded by the coding sequence ATGCGATATATAAGACAACTCAGAAATATTTTTGTAGAAGGGCTGAGGGGTATTAGAAGAAATTTGGGCATGGGTCTTGCTTCGGCGTTTTCTATTGCATCCATGCTGGTACTTTTTGGCTTGGTTCTTTTGACGGTTTTAAATATAAATTCTTCTTTGTTCAAGACCAATACCTTGGTTGACAAGGTGGTATTTTTCATAAAAGAAGATGCCCCAGCCAAGGATGTCAACGAATTTATAAAGAGAATTGGCGATGATGACAGTGTTAGAAATATAAGATATATATCTAAAGAAGAGGCTTTGGAATCAATGAAAAAGAAGCTTGGCCAAGATGCAGATTCTCTAGAAGCACTAAAGGGCGACAATCCTCTTCCACCGTCTATAATTGTGGAATTAAAGGAAATTTCTTCTATAAATGACTTTGTAGATGCCTTTAGGTCTGATCCCTTAGTCTACAAGACCAACTACCACTATGAGCTTATCAACAAGATGAATAGGATAACAAATGCCATAAAATACGGCGGCTCATTTATAATAGGTGTGCTTCTTTTGGTTGCGGTTTTGATTATGCACAATACAATCAAGATTGCAGTTTCAAATAGAAAAGAAGAAATTGAAATAATGAGATATGTCGGAGCTTCTAATGGATATATAAGAGGGCCATTTTTGATTGAGGGCATACTTATAGGGTCTTTTGGGGCCTTGGTGGCATTTTTTATAGCTATAATGTCCTATAAAAAGTTCTTTGCCTCAGTTAATTTGAAGTTTTTGTCGATATTGAATATTTCTCTTGCCGATCCGAATATCATAAAAATAGATCTTTTGATAATATTTTTGGCTATTGGATTGGGAGTAGGTTATCTGGGCTCTTTGTTCTCGACCAAGAGATTTATTGAAGTCTAG
- a CDS encoding coenzyme F420-0:L-glutamate ligase, protein MNRYVGTVVRGLRAPIVKKGDDLVEIVVDSVKKALESENIKMRDKDVVCVTESLVARAQGNYADIKDIEKDVSQKFANSDSIGLVFPILSRNRFSMILKGIAQTGKKIHLLLSYPSDEVGNHLMDPEIIYEKKINPYADLLEEKDYRRIFGEEVKHRFTGVDYVSLYKEIAGDNVEVHFSNDPCKILNYTKNVIVCSTHTRFEIKRKLIDRGAEKVLTLDGILDRSVDGSGYNPEYGVLGSNISSNHSVKLFPRDGQTFVNAIQEKLNAYSGKNIEVMIYGDGAFKDPIGKIWELADPVVSPAYTKGLEGTPNEIKIKYIADTELENLSGEEAIEAMREKIEEKDAELIGKEASLGTTPRALTDLLGSLSDLTSGSGDKGTPIVYIQGYFDNYASN, encoded by the coding sequence ATGAATAGGTATGTAGGTACTGTTGTAAGAGGGCTCAGAGCACCAATAGTTAAAAAGGGTGATGACCTTGTTGAAATTGTTGTAGACAGCGTTAAAAAGGCTCTCGAATCCGAAAATATCAAAATGCGTGACAAAGATGTAGTATGTGTTACAGAATCTCTAGTCGCCAGAGCTCAAGGAAATTATGCAGACATAAAGGATATAGAAAAAGATGTATCCCAAAAATTCGCAAATTCTGACAGCATTGGACTCGTATTTCCTATCCTTAGCAGAAACAGATTTTCAATGATTCTAAAAGGCATTGCACAAACTGGCAAGAAAATCCACCTTCTCCTAAGCTATCCCAGCGATGAAGTTGGAAATCACCTGATGGATCCTGAAATCATTTATGAAAAGAAAATCAATCCCTACGCAGATCTTCTCGAAGAAAAAGACTACCGTAGGATTTTTGGTGAAGAAGTAAAACACAGATTTACAGGTGTAGACTATGTAAGCTTATACAAAGAAATTGCAGGAGACAATGTAGAAGTCCACTTCTCAAACGATCCTTGCAAAATCCTCAACTACACCAAAAATGTGATAGTTTGCTCAACCCACACCAGATTTGAAATAAAAAGAAAACTAATAGACAGAGGCGCAGAAAAAGTCTTGACTCTAGATGGCATTCTAGATCGCAGCGTAGACGGATCAGGCTACAACCCAGAATACGGTGTTCTCGGTTCAAATATCTCAAGCAACCACTCTGTCAAGCTCTTTCCAAGAGATGGACAAACTTTTGTAAATGCCATCCAAGAAAAGCTAAACGCCTACTCCGGCAAAAATATAGAAGTAATGATTTATGGCGACGGAGCCTTCAAAGACCCAATCGGAAAAATTTGGGAACTGGCAGACCCGGTAGTAAGTCCCGCCTATACAAAAGGACTTGAAGGAACTCCAAACGAAATAAAAATAAAATACATTGCAGACACCGAACTAGAAAATCTATCTGGCGAAGAAGCAATTGAAGCCATGAGAGAAAAAATCGAAGAAAAAGACGCTGAATTAATCGGCAAAGAAGCCTCCCTAGGCACAACTCCAAGAGCCCTGACAGACCTTCTCGGTTCACTAAGCGACTTGACATCAGGAAGCGGCGACAAGGGAACCCCAATAGTATATATCCAAGGCTACTTTGACAACTACGCAAGCAACTGA